The nucleotide window CTCTCCGACAGATCTGCAAGAATCATAAAGTATGGAAGATAAGCGCATATCACTTTGTCATTGAGTCAACAAACAAGACTAGAGAAGTTTCacaacagaaaattacattttgaaaatttgcttAAATATGAGACACTTGCTGTGGTCGAGAACATAGCTCAACTCATAATCGCCACCAGACTTCCCAATTTGGGTGTAGTGGGTTCCATAGTCTTCCAGGAAGGCAAAAGAAATACCCTTCTCATACTCCAAAGGCAAAGATTTGACATGCTCCAGGAATTCATCGGCCACTTTCAGCTCACGAAAGCGCAGCCCGTTGGTGCTCAGCTGTACTCTGCCCTTCACACGCATAAAGCTCTTGTTCTGAGCGGGCAGGACAGAGGTATTAGTAAATACAGATGCAGATAGTCAGTAAATCTTATGAGACATTCTTGGTTACacaattatttcttttttacattagtTAACGCTGCTATGTGTGCTACAAACTACTTATAAATTGCGATGTGAATTACTTGTCACTGGTTGACTTTTAACTGAATGGTGCTGAACTCTGAGACATCCTTAATCATTTTCGGCTTCCCCAATTCAAGCCCAAAATTCAGCTttacagaagaagaggacaatGACTTCTCCCTCGGGGTGAATTTCACGAGAAGTCCAGCATCAACTTTATTACTAATCTCTTTCAGCAATTCATTCAGAAGGTCGTGTGCGTCCTCGTGGAATTCTCCGGAGACAGTTTCCTCCACCAGACACTGGAAAGACATGGAGCCAAAGTGTTAAAAGAagacagatatatatatatatatatttttttttttagaatctgCACTGACATACATTGATcattattttacacaaaatcaCATAAATGTAGTGAATGCATCCTCAGgataaaatagaaaacatgGTTGTGGCTAACCTGATAGCTCAACACACCAACATTCCAGGGAAGCCTGTCAACCCGCCTCGTGTTTGGATTGCTCACTCTCTTACACGTTCCATTGAAGTAAGTCAGGTCATCTGAGGATCTGCACCCAAGATGTTGATTCTAGTGCATGGACACAATGGCCACTTTCagactatatacagtatgatgcttACTTAGCTAAGTTTGGAGAATACCTGGGTATGCTACTCAAGTACATGGTCTCTTACTTGtacttaaaggaacagtttgaatGAAGTGCGTTCCTTTGCTTTAATTCGCAAGACTGATACTTCTCATTATCTTTGTCCGTACAAAACAAATCATtcttattgttttaaaataagaaagtatgttttctgatgctgtttcTGTGCTAACGGTTACTTTGCTACTTGTGGTCACCATGAATGGGCCAATGCGCTGTCCTGATGTAAGTGCTCTCCACTTCAGTGACAAAGCCTCCGGTACATATTAGTGCATACTGAATCTTTGATGCCAGCTGAGGCTGAATTACAGCTTAAATAACTCACTCTTACCCATATCCTGCTGTTCTGGCTTGCTCATTGTTCTCCAGGACTTCCGTACCACACGGTTTACGCACAGGATCACAGTCCTCATCTGATCCATCTTCACAGTCATAGTCCCCATTGCACATTAATCTCTTCTTAAATCAAGAACCTGTGCAAAGATGTGGGTTAAACCTCTAGAGCCTAATACAATAAAAGGAGGGGTACTGTAGGTGTCTTAAAACAGTCTGAAGAACCTGACTTGCACTGGAACTCTGAGTCTCAGCACAGAGGGGTTGGCAGCAGGTCAGATTCAGTATCTGCTGTACAAAACTTCCTCTCCCCAGGTGATTTCTCACAGACCTCGCCTCCAAATTGGCCAAACACGTCTACACTTCGAGAACGTCTCTGAGGATCACAAATAATATACTTTGTTAAGCATCTACACTGCCTCACAAAGGCAGAGAGCAAGTTACTGCTTACAGAAACAgtgaagttgagaaaaaaaaggtttgaaattTTGGAGGGAAAACACCATGTGTTCTTCTAGTTCTAGCTAGCTGGTTACTCTGATTAGACAACGTTTAGAATTGagttttccagccactggtgTGGACCACAGTTTTAATGGTTTTGTGCAAGGATCACAAGAACTCCACTCGGACCAGTGGCTGTATGCACAATCCACTGCTGGTGGATCAGGAAGTTCCACTCCCCTGAAAGACACACATTAGATGCAACGA belongs to Xiphias gladius isolate SHS-SW01 ecotype Sanya breed wild chromosome 20, ASM1685928v1, whole genome shotgun sequence and includes:
- the c9 gene encoding LOW QUALITY PROTEIN: complement component C9 (The sequence of the model RefSeq protein was modified relative to this genomic sequence to represent the inferred CDS: inserted 3 bases in 2 codons; substituted 3 bases at 3 genomic stop codons), whose protein sequence is MWTEFTLQAGFCGLCLTLALLGEGMGVELPDPPAVDCAYSHWSEWSSCDPCTKPLKLWSTPRRSRSVDVFGQFGGEVCEKSPGERKFCTADTESDLLPTPLCXDSEFQCKSGSXFKKRLMCNGDYDCEDGSDEDCDPVRKPCGTEVLENNEQARTAGYGINILGADPQMTXTYFNGTCKRVSNPNTRRVDRLPWNVGVLSYQCLVEETVSGEFHEDAHDLLNELLKEISNKVDAGLLVKFTPREKSLSSSSVKLNFGLELGKPKMIKDVSEFSTIQLKNKSFMRVKGRVQLSTNGLRFRELKVADEFLEHVKSLPLEYEKGISFAFLEDYGTHYTQIGKSGGDYELSYVLDHSKYLSERKIEECVKVGITADFDNLTNAHRNTKECDNLTSKEEGSIHGKASVDKAMSSVKGGTLESVVSMRAKLNKDGLMDIATYQNXARTVDVAPALPNSEPDPIYMLIPPDMPDANSGISNLKQATADYVAEYNLCKCKPCHNGGSLALLDGKCXCLCPLLFEGMVCQNFKGERAKNPGTRPTLNQEGNWSRLSAWSNCNGGRRTRTRGCNTVGLLGAVCRGDTSSEECC